CGCCAGGTCGAGGCGAGGCAGGAGGCGCAGGATCGGTCCGAGGTAGAGGTTGCACAGGAGAAGATCCCAGCTCGCCGGCGCGAGCTGGCGCGGTTCTCCCCAGGCGAAGTCGAGCTGGCCGGCGAGGCCATTGAGCTCGGCGTTCAGGTAGGCGTTCACGATGGCCGCCGGCTCGATGTCGTGGCCGAGCACCGGCCCGGCCCCCCAGAGGCGCGCCGCGATCGCGAGGATCCCTGTGCCGCAGCCGACGTCCAGGCAGCGCGGCGCCCCGCCACCGCGCCGCGCCAGCCAGGCCTGGAGTTGCTCGAGGCAGAGCGCCGTCGTCGGGTGGTCCCCCGTGCCGAAGGCCTGCCCAGGTTCGATGACGAGGACGATGGGGGCGCCCGGTCCGGTCGGCTCGGCGCTCTCCCGGGCCGCGGCGCGCTCCCAACTCGGGACGATCGCGATACCGGGTGCGAGGCGGCGCGGAGCGAAACGGGCGCGGAAGCCGGCATCCCAGTCCTCCTCGCGCACCGCGTCTTCCCGCCAGCTCAGGGCGGGCGCCGCGAGGCCGGCGGCGGCCGCCTCGGCGAGCCAGCCGGCCAGGGCGGCCGCCCCGGGCAGAGCGGTCTCGCTCTCGCCGTAGACCGACAGCTCGACCAGCGGGTCGCCCGGCCGGCGCTCGCTCGCCAGGCGTTCCCACCCCGCGATGAGCAGTCGCTCCTCGATGAAGGCGGCGAGGGCCGGCGCGAGCCGCAGTGAGCGGCGTCGCCAGCTCACGGCAACGGCTCGGTCAGGGGCGCGGCGAAGGCCACCGGCGAGGCGGCCATCAACGCGGGCGCGCCGAGGGCGGCCAC
This bacterium DNA region includes the following protein-coding sequences:
- a CDS encoding methyltransferase domain-containing protein, translated to MAGARGRPRRARVDGRLAGGLRRAPDRAVAVSWRRRSLRLAPALAAFIEERLLIAGWERLASERRPGDPLVELSVYGESETALPGAAALAGWLAEAAAAGLAAPALSWREDAVREEDWDAGFRARFAPRRLAPGIAIVPSWERAAARESAEPTGPGAPIVLVIEPGQAFGTGDHPTTALCLEQLQAWLARRGGGAPRCLDVGCGTGILAIAARLWGAGPVLGHDIEPAAIVNAYLNAELNGLAGQLDFAWGEPRQLAPASWDLLLCNLYLGPILRLLPRLDLALAPGAGAILSGFLGKQAGRVRAGAEARGWGLEAQDSRDDWVVQVWRKPAPGR